One Molothrus ater isolate BHLD 08-10-18 breed brown headed cowbird chromosome 13, BPBGC_Mater_1.1, whole genome shotgun sequence DNA window includes the following coding sequences:
- the TLNRD1 gene encoding talin rod domain-containing protein 1: MASGGSGKSSSEVSGGGIPSSSSLQRKKLISICDHCKIKMQLVADLLLLSSETRPVNTESLSVFGESFEKCRDTIIARTKGLSILTHDVQSQLNMGRFGEVGESLMEMGELVVSLTECSAHAAYLAAVETPGAQPAMPGLVDRYKVTRCRHEVEHGCGVLKTTPLADMSPQLLLEVSQNMSKNLKFLTDACVLASEKSKDKFAKEQFKLSVKCMSTSASALLACVKEVKTSPSELTRNRCVLFSGPLVQSVYALVGFATEPQFLGKAATINPEGKAVQTAILGGAMSVVSACVLLTQCLRDIAQHPESSTKMSDYRERLRNSACAVSDGCNLLSQALRERSSPRTLPPVNSNSVN, encoded by the coding sequence ATGGCTAGCGGTGGCTCCGGCAAGTCCAGCAGCGAGGTCTCCGGCGGCggcatccccagcagcagctccctgcagaggaagaagctCATCTCTATCTGCGACCACTGCAAGATCAAGATGCAACTGGTGGCCGATCTGCTTCTGCTGTCGAGCGAGACCAGGCCGGTGAACACCGAGAGTCTGTCTGTCTTCGGTGAGTCCTTTGAGAAGTGCAGGGACACGATCATTGCCAGGACCAAAGGACTCTCCATCTTGACCCATGACGTCCAGAGCCAGCTCAACATGGGACGCTTCGGGGAGGTGGGAGAAAGCCTGATGGAGATGGGGGAGCTGGTGGTCTCCCTGACCGAGTGCTCTGCCCATGCTGCCTACCTGGCTGCAGTGGAGACTCCGGGGGCCCAGCCTGCCATGCCTGGCTTGGTGGATCGCTACAAGGTGACCCGATGTAGGCATGAGGTGGAGCACGGCTGCGGGGTCTTGAAGACCACCCCTTTGGCAGATAtgagccctcagctcctgctggaggtTTCTCAGAACATGTCCAAGAACTTGAAATTCCTGACAGACGCCTGCGTGCTGGCCAGTGAGAAATCCAAGGATAAATTTGCTAAGGAGCAGTTCAAACTCAGCGTCAAATGTATGAGCACCAGCGCCTCTGCCCTCTTGGCCTGTGTCAAGGAGGTCAAGACCTCGCCCAGCGAGCTGACCAGGAACCGGTGCGTCTTGTTCAGTGGACCTTTGGTGCAGTCTGTCTATGCTCTGGTGGGCTTTGCCACTGAGCCCCAGTTTTTGGGTAAAGCTGCCACCATTAATCCAGAGGGCAAAGCTGTGCAAACTGCCATCCTAGGAGGAGCCATGAGTGTGGTATCTGCTTGTGTGCTCCTGACCCAATGCCTCAGGGATATAGCCCAACACCCCGAAAGTAGCACCAAAATGAGCGATTACAGGGAACGGTTGAGGAACTCAGCTTGCGCCGTCTCGGATGGCTGCAACCTGCTATCTCAGGCACTAAGAGAAAGATCTTCACCCAGGACTTTACCGCCAGTGAACTCCAATTCTGTGAATTAA
- the MESD gene encoding LOW QUALITY PROTEIN: LRP chaperone MESD (The sequence of the model RefSeq protein was modified relative to this genomic sequence to represent the inferred CDS: inserted 1 base in 1 codon), whose product MREPGPPSRDRQKMAAAAGWALLALALCLSAAAATGGSEGKRPPKKKDIRDYNDADMARLLEQWEKDDDIEEGDLPEHKRPPAPIDFSKIDPGKPESXLKLTKKGKTLMMFVTVSGDPTEKETEEITSLWQGSLFNANYDVQRFIVGSNRAIFMLRDGGYAWEIKDFLISQERCADVTLEGQVYPGKGADGNEKVKNKTKPEKAKKKKDTEKKSNGVKEDNRATNQREEL is encoded by the exons ATGAGGGAGCCGGGGCCGCCTTCCCGGGATCGGCAGAAgatggcggcggccgcgggctGGGCGCTGCTGGCCCTGGCGCTGTGTCTGAGCGCGGCGGCCGCGACCGGCGGCTCCGAGGGGAAGCGGCCGCCCAAGAAGAAGGACATTCGGGACTACAACGACGCGGACATGGCCCggctgctggagcagtgggag A aagaTGATGACATTGAAGAGGGAGATCTCCCTGAACACAAGAGGCCTCCAGCACCTATAGATTTCTCAAAAATAGATCCAGGCAAGCCTGAAA ATCTGAAGCTGACAAAGAAGGGGAAGACTTTGATGATGTTTGTCACAGTGTCAGGAGATCCAacagaaaaggagacagaagaaaTCACCAGCTTGTGGCAGGGCAGCCTCTTCAACGCAAACTACGACGTGCAAAG GTTTATTGTTGGCTCCAACCGCGCCATCTTCATGCTGCGGGATGGTGGCTATGCCTGGGAGATCAAAGACTTCCTGATCAGTCAGGAAAGGTGTGCAGATGTTACTCTGGAAGGTCAGGTTTATCCTGGCAAAGGAGCAGATGGAAATgagaaagtgaaaaacaaaacaaaacctgaaaaagcaaagaagaaaaaagacacaGAGAAGAAATCCAACGGCGTCAAAGAGGACAACCGAGCAACCAACCAGAGAGAGGAGCTATGA